The Sphingobium sp. BYY-5 genome contains a region encoding:
- the trbE gene encoding conjugal transfer protein TrbE → MMSLREYRSKAAHLADFLPWAALIAEGVVLNKDGSFQRTARFRGPDLDSATPAELVATTARLNNSLRRLGSGWAIFVEAQRTPALDYPDAEFPDPVSALVDMERREQFREEGAHFESAYYLTLLWMPPAEDATRAEAWLYEGRANTGVDPWELLKGFSDRSDRVLNLVEGFVPEVRWLDDAETLTYLHSTISTRRQRVRVPETPMHLDALLADEPLTGGLEPRLGDHHLRTLTIIGFPSVTFPGLLDELNRLAFEYRWSTRAIMLDKTDATRLLTRIRRQWFAKRKSVAAILKEVMTNEASTLLDSDASNKAADADTALQELGADYAGMAYVTATVTVWDRDPAIAAEKLRLVEKIIQGRDFTVIPEGMNAIEAWLGSLPGHTYANVRQPPVSTLNLAHLIPLSAVWAGPERDEHFGQPPLLHGKTEGSTPFRFSLHVGDVGHTLIVGPTGAGKSVLLALIAMQFRRYEGAQVFAFDFGGSIRAAALGMGGDWQDLGGMLADEAGDGVQLQPLAHIDDAAERAWAAEWLAAIFASEGVAVDPQAKEHIWSALGSLASAPMSERTLTGLAVLLQSQQLKQALASYCIGGPWGRLLDAEAERLGEADVQVFETEGLVGAGSAAAVLSYLFHRIEGRLDGSPTLIVIDEGWLVLDSPDFAAQLREWLKTLRKKNASVVFATQSLADIETSSIAPAIIESCPTRIFLPNERAAEPQIAAIYERFGLNARQIEILSRATPKRDYYCQSRRGNRLFELGLGEVALAFTATSAKADQLRIAEIIETHGASAFVAEWLRHRGCAWAVELLPEPVFDRQPELPLTPDMEISS, encoded by the coding sequence ATGATGAGCTTGCGCGAATACCGCAGCAAAGCCGCGCACCTGGCCGACTTCCTGCCTTGGGCGGCGCTGATCGCCGAGGGCGTCGTCCTCAATAAGGACGGCTCGTTCCAGCGCACGGCCCGTTTCCGCGGCCCCGATCTCGACAGCGCCACGCCCGCCGAGTTGGTCGCCACCACGGCGCGGCTCAACAATTCGCTGCGCCGCCTGGGATCGGGCTGGGCGATCTTTGTCGAGGCTCAACGCACGCCGGCGCTAGACTATCCCGACGCTGAGTTTCCCGATCCGGTGTCGGCCCTGGTCGACATGGAGCGGCGCGAACAGTTCCGGGAGGAAGGGGCGCATTTCGAGAGCGCCTACTATCTGACGCTGCTGTGGATGCCGCCGGCCGAGGACGCCACGCGGGCCGAAGCCTGGCTCTACGAGGGCCGCGCGAATACAGGCGTCGATCCGTGGGAGCTGCTCAAGGGCTTCAGCGACCGCAGCGACCGGGTGCTCAACCTGGTCGAAGGCTTCGTGCCCGAGGTCCGCTGGCTCGATGACGCCGAGACCCTGACCTATCTGCACAGCACGATCTCGACCCGGCGCCAGCGCGTGCGCGTGCCGGAAACCCCGATGCACTTGGACGCGCTGCTCGCCGACGAGCCGTTAACCGGCGGGCTGGAGCCCCGCCTGGGCGATCATCATCTGCGCACGTTGACCATCATCGGCTTTCCGAGCGTCACCTTTCCCGGCCTGCTCGACGAGCTGAACCGCCTGGCCTTCGAGTATCGCTGGTCCACCCGCGCGATCATGCTCGACAAGACCGACGCGACCAGGCTGCTCACCCGCATCCGTCGCCAGTGGTTCGCTAAGCGCAAGTCCGTCGCGGCGATCCTCAAGGAAGTGATGACCAACGAGGCGAGCACGCTGCTCGACAGCGACGCATCGAACAAGGCCGCCGACGCCGACACCGCCCTGCAGGAACTGGGCGCCGACTATGCGGGGATGGCCTATGTCACCGCGACGGTGACGGTGTGGGACCGTGATCCTGCCATCGCGGCCGAGAAGTTGCGGCTGGTCGAGAAGATCATCCAGGGCCGCGACTTCACCGTCATTCCCGAGGGGATGAACGCGATCGAGGCATGGCTGGGAAGCCTACCCGGCCACACCTACGCCAATGTCCGGCAACCGCCGGTCTCCACCCTCAATCTCGCCCACCTGATCCCCCTGTCAGCGGTATGGGCGGGGCCGGAACGGGACGAGCACTTCGGACAACCCCCCTTGCTCCACGGCAAGACCGAAGGCTCGACCCCGTTCCGGTTTTCCCTTCACGTCGGCGATGTCGGCCATACGCTGATCGTCGGTCCGACCGGGGCGGGCAAGAGCGTCCTGCTCGCGCTGATCGCGATGCAGTTCCGGCGTTACGAAGGCGCGCAGGTTTTCGCCTTCGACTTCGGCGGCTCGATCCGCGCCGCCGCGCTCGGCATGGGCGGCGATTGGCAGGACTTGGGCGGGATGCTCGCGGACGAGGCGGGCGATGGCGTTCAGCTTCAACCGCTCGCCCATATCGACGATGCCGCCGAGCGGGCCTGGGCCGCCGAATGGCTGGCGGCGATCTTCGCATCTGAAGGCGTCGCAGTCGATCCGCAGGCCAAGGAGCATATCTGGTCGGCCCTGGGCTCGCTGGCGTCGGCGCCTATGTCGGAACGCACGCTGACGGGCCTGGCGGTGCTGCTCCAGTCGCAGCAGCTCAAGCAGGCGCTGGCGTCCTATTGCATCGGCGGACCGTGGGGCCGGTTGCTCGACGCCGAGGCCGAGCGGCTGGGCGAAGCCGATGTGCAGGTGTTCGAGACCGAGGGCCTGGTCGGCGCGGGATCGGCCGCGGCCGTGCTCTCCTATCTGTTCCACCGGATCGAAGGCCGGCTGGACGGAAGCCCCACGCTCATCGTCATCGACGAGGGCTGGCTGGTGCTCGACAGCCCGGATTTCGCGGCGCAGCTCCGCGAGTGGCTGAAGACGCTGCGCAAGAAGAACGCCAGCGTCGTGTTCGCCACACAGAGCCTGGCCGACATCGAGACCAGCAGCATCGCGCCGGCCATCATCGAGTCCTGCCCGACGCGCATTTTCCTGCCCAACGAGCGCGCCGCCGAACCGCAGATCGCGGCGATCTATGAGCGGTTCGGGCTCAATGCCCGCCAGATCGAGATACTGAGCCGGGCGACGCCCAAGCGCGACTATTACTGCCAGTCGCGGCGCGGCAACCGGCTGTTCGAGCTGGGGCTGGGCGAGGTCGCGCTGGCCTTCACCGCCACCTCGGCCAAGGCCGACCAACTCCGCATCGCCGAGATCATCGAAACCCACGGCGCATCCGCCTTCGTCGCCGAATGGCTGCGGCATCGCGGCTGCGCCTGGGCCGTCGAGCTGCTGCCGGAACCTGTGTTCGACCGCCAGCCCGAACTCCCCCTCACGCCTGACATGGAGATTTCCTCATGA
- the trbL gene encoding P-type conjugative transfer protein TrbL: MNDTGVIDTFLGVFQSYIDSGFGLLGGEVAFLSTTLIAIDVTLAGLFWAWGADEDVLQRLVKKTLYIGTFAFIIGNFSTLATIVFESFAGLGLQASGGAMSIADFMKPGMIAAKGLEAGKPLMDAAGQFSNLWAVFSNLALILVLLLAWVIVVLAFFIIAVQVFITLIEFKLVTLAGFVLLPFAFFNKTAFMAERVLGHVVSTGIKVLVLAVITGIGTTLFSQFTGANLGVAPDINQVMAIALAALSLLGLAIFGPGIANGIVSGGPQLGAGAAAGTALAAAGALVGGAAAARLGVGAAGSAAGAAARMTGAAARGGAQMAGGATSAYSLGSLGKSGAGAVAGGMSAVGQAAAGSAANAVLSPLRKAAAKGGEAMKANFRAGARAGFTASGGTITGGPAPPAAPAGTATASSAASASGAPAWAAAMKHRQSMTHGATVLAHTMKAGDSHGGGGGPDIKEKD; the protein is encoded by the coding sequence ATGAACGACACCGGCGTCATCGACACCTTCCTGGGCGTTTTCCAAAGCTACATCGACAGCGGTTTCGGGCTGCTCGGCGGCGAGGTCGCGTTCCTCTCGACCACGCTGATCGCCATCGACGTGACGCTGGCCGGCCTGTTCTGGGCCTGGGGCGCGGACGAGGACGTGCTTCAGCGCCTCGTCAAGAAGACGCTCTATATCGGCACCTTCGCCTTCATCATCGGCAACTTCTCGACCCTGGCCACCATCGTCTTCGAGAGCTTCGCGGGCCTCGGCCTCCAAGCCAGCGGCGGCGCGATGTCGATCGCCGATTTCATGAAGCCCGGCATGATCGCCGCGAAGGGGTTGGAAGCGGGCAAGCCGCTGATGGACGCGGCGGGCCAATTTTCCAACCTCTGGGCCGTGTTTTCGAACCTCGCGCTCATCCTCGTGCTGCTGCTCGCTTGGGTCATCGTGGTGCTCGCCTTCTTCATCATCGCGGTGCAGGTCTTCATCACGCTGATCGAGTTCAAGCTGGTGACGCTGGCCGGCTTCGTCCTGTTGCCCTTCGCCTTCTTCAACAAGACCGCCTTCATGGCCGAGCGCGTGCTGGGCCATGTCGTCTCGACCGGCATCAAGGTGCTGGTCCTCGCCGTCATCACCGGCATCGGCACCACGCTGTTCAGCCAGTTCACCGGCGCGAACCTCGGTGTCGCGCCGGACATCAATCAGGTCATGGCCATCGCGCTCGCCGCGTTGTCGCTGCTGGGCCTCGCGATTTTTGGCCCCGGCATCGCCAACGGCATCGTCTCGGGCGGCCCGCAGCTCGGCGCGGGCGCGGCGGCCGGCACCGCGCTCGCGGCAGCGGGCGCCTTGGTCGGCGGCGCAGCCGCAGCACGGCTCGGTGTGGGCGCCGCCGGTTCCGCCGCCGGCGCGGCCGCCCGGATGACCGGCGCCGCCGCGCGGGGTGGCGCTCAGATGGCAGGCGGCGCGACCAGCGCCTACAGCCTCGGCTCCCTGGGCAAGAGCGGCGCGGGCGCCGTCGCGGGCGGTATGTCCGCGGTCGGCCAGGCGGCGGCAGGAAGCGCGGCGAACGCCGTCCTCTCCCCCTTGCGCAAGGCGGCCGCCAAGGGCGGCGAGGCGATGAAGGCCAATTTCCGCGCGGGCGCCCGCGCCGGCTTCACCGCCAGCGGCGGCACGATCACCGGCGGGCCCGCGCCACCCGCCGCGCCCGCCGGCACGGCGACAGCATCCTCCGCCGCCAGCGCCTCGGGAGCGCCCGCCTGGGCGGCCGCGATGAAACACCGCCAGTCGATGACCCACGGCGCGACCGTCCTCGCCCACACCATGAAGGCGGGTGACAGCCACGGTGGCGGCGGTGGTCCCGACATCAAAGAGAAGGACTGA
- the trbF gene encoding conjugal transfer protein TrbF — MFRRPTIRYGQTAEPVTPYQRAAQVWDDRIGSARVQAKNWRLAFFGALALSGGLTGGLIWQSARGHIVPWVVQVDRLGEAQAVAPADAGYRPTDPQIAFHLARFIEQVRAIPTDPVIVRQNWLRAYDFTTDRGAMALNDYARSNDPFTQVGKVQVAVDVSSVIRASPDSFRVAWTERRYQDGSLAATERWSAILTIVVQPPRTPDALRKNPLGVFVNALNWSKELSQ, encoded by the coding sequence ATGTTCCGACGCCCCACCATCCGCTACGGCCAGACCGCCGAACCCGTCACGCCCTACCAGCGCGCCGCGCAGGTCTGGGATGACCGCATCGGCTCGGCCCGCGTGCAGGCGAAGAACTGGCGGCTCGCCTTCTTCGGCGCGCTCGCTCTTTCGGGCGGCCTCACCGGCGGCCTCATCTGGCAGTCGGCGCGCGGCCATATCGTGCCCTGGGTGGTGCAAGTCGATCGGCTTGGCGAGGCGCAAGCGGTCGCGCCGGCCGACGCCGGCTACCGTCCGACCGATCCGCAGATCGCGTTCCATCTCGCTCGCTTCATCGAGCAAGTCCGCGCGATTCCCACCGATCCGGTCATCGTCCGCCAGAACTGGCTGCGCGCCTACGACTTCACGACCGATCGCGGGGCGATGGCGCTCAACGACTATGCCCGCAGCAACGACCCGTTCACACAGGTCGGCAAGGTGCAGGTCGCGGTGGACGTATCCAGCGTCATCCGGGCCTCGCCCGACAGCTTCCGCGTCGCCTGGACCGAGCGGCGCTATCAGGATGGCAGCCTCGCCGCCACCGAACGCTGGTCGGCCATCCTCACCATCGTCGTGCAACCGCCGCGCACCCCCGATGCGCTGCGCAAGAATCCGCTCGGCGTCTTCGTCAACGCCCTCAACTGGTCAAAGGAGCTGTCGCAATGA
- the trbK-alt gene encoding putative entry exclusion protein TrbK-alt, with protein MSRTVKIAGVAALAGLMMTVAIVAAVQPDEPAPPPPFALPAEAGQDRLARELDRCATLTMPDSGCEAAWAENRRRFFSQDEGAAATKHDGSMSPSAEGAAP; from the coding sequence ATGTCGCGCACGGTGAAGATCGCGGGAGTGGCGGCGCTGGCCGGGCTGATGATGACGGTGGCGATCGTCGCCGCCGTCCAGCCCGATGAGCCTGCGCCGCCGCCGCCCTTCGCGCTGCCGGCGGAAGCGGGCCAGGACCGGCTCGCGCGTGAGCTCGACCGCTGCGCCACGCTCACCATGCCGGACTCGGGCTGCGAAGCCGCCTGGGCCGAGAACCGCCGCCGCTTCTTCAGCCAAGACGAGGGCGCCGCCGCAACAAAGCACGATGGCAGTATGTCGCCGTCCGCCGAAGGCGCCGCACCATGA
- a CDS encoding TrbC/VirB2 family protein has translation MIHALRHGARRAMLAATTSVVALTFAVPAHAGGSSMPWEAPLQSILESIEGPVAKIIAVLIIIITGLTLAFGDTSGGARKLIQIVFGLSIAFAASSFFLSFFSFGGGALV, from the coding sequence ATGATCCATGCCCTTCGGCATGGCGCACGCCGCGCCATGCTTGCCGCCACTACTAGCGTCGTCGCGCTGACCTTCGCCGTTCCGGCCCATGCGGGCGGATCGTCGATGCCGTGGGAAGCCCCGCTCCAGTCGATCCTCGAAAGCATCGAGGGCCCGGTCGCCAAGATCATAGCGGTGCTGATTATTATCATCACCGGGCTGACGCTCGCCTTCGGCGACACGTCGGGCGGCGCGCGGAAGCTTATTCAGATCGTGTTCGGCCTGTCGATCGCGTTCGCCGCGTCGAGCTTCTTCCTGTCGTTCTTCTCGTTTGGCGGCGGGGCGCTGGTCTGA
- a CDS encoding VirB3 family type IV secretion system protein — protein sequence MDTAEPTAGFYAPVHRALTEPILLGGAPRALAIVNGTLAGAIGLGLRLWIAGLVIWVIGHSLSVWAARRDPQFVDVARRHLRHPSWMQP from the coding sequence ATGGACACAGCCGAGCCGACCGCGGGTTTTTATGCCCCCGTCCACCGGGCGCTGACCGAGCCGATCCTGCTCGGCGGCGCCCCGCGCGCGCTCGCCATCGTCAACGGCACGCTGGCGGGCGCGATTGGCCTCGGCCTGCGCCTCTGGATCGCCGGCCTAGTCATCTGGGTGATCGGCCATTCGCTGTCCGTCTGGGCCGCGCGCCGCGATCCGCAATTCGTGGACGTGGCCCGCCGCCACCTCCGTCATCCGAGCTGGATGCAGCCATGA
- the trbJ gene encoding P-type conjugative transfer protein TrbJ, translated as MKLPPARRALVAGVFAALAIAPTVAPMPAHAQFGGIVYDPTNYAQNVLTAARSLQQINNQIQQIQNQATSLINEARNLASLPFSSLQQLQQQVQRTQQLLGEAQRIAYDVQNVQEAFTDRYKGAALTGDHARMVVNANARWEDSVGAFEDAMRVQAGVVGNIEGARTTMDGLVSASQSATGALQATQAGNQLLALQSQQLADLTAAVAAQGRAQALQSARQAAEEAEGRERFRRFMGN; from the coding sequence ATGAAACTGCCGCCCGCCCGCCGCGCCCTCGTGGCCGGCGTCTTCGCCGCCCTGGCCATCGCGCCGACCGTCGCGCCCATGCCCGCCCACGCGCAGTTCGGGGGCATCGTCTATGACCCCACTAACTATGCGCAGAACGTGCTGACGGCCGCGCGGTCGCTTCAGCAAATCAACAACCAGATCCAGCAAATCCAGAACCAGGCGACCAGCCTCATCAACGAGGCACGCAACCTGGCCTCGCTGCCCTTCAGTTCGCTCCAGCAGTTGCAGCAGCAGGTGCAGCGCACCCAGCAGCTTCTCGGCGAGGCGCAGCGCATCGCCTACGATGTGCAGAACGTCCAGGAGGCGTTCACCGATCGCTACAAGGGTGCGGCGCTGACCGGCGATCACGCCCGCATGGTCGTCAACGCCAATGCGCGCTGGGAGGATAGCGTCGGGGCGTTCGAGGACGCCATGCGTGTCCAGGCCGGCGTGGTCGGCAATATCGAGGGCGCGCGCACGACGATGGACGGCCTGGTTTCGGCCAGCCAGTCCGCCACCGGCGCGCTTCAGGCGACCCAGGCGGGCAACCAGCTTCTCGCTCTGCAATCGCAGCAGCTCGCCGACCTCACTGCCGCGGTCGCGGCGCAGGGCCGGGCGCAGGCGCTGCAATCCGCCCGTCAGGCCGCAGAAGAGGCCGAGGGGCGCGAGCGGTTCCGCCGCTTCATGGGCAACTGA
- the trbB gene encoding P-type conjugative transfer ATPase TrbB, with product MTAYSLRSEARSRGARMLRTALGPSIAAWLEDPAVIEVMLNPDGKVWVDRLGEGISDTGELLTAADGERIVRLVAHHVGVEVHARSPRVSAELPEGGERFEGLLPPVVAAPAFAIRKPAVAVFTLDDYAAAGIMSASHAEALRHGVETRANILVAGGTGSGKTTLVNALLAEVAKTSDRIVLIEDTRELQCAAPNLVAMRTKDGVVSLSELVRSSLRLRPDRIPIGEVRGAEALDLLKAWGTGHPGGIGTIHAGTALGALRRMEQLIQEAVITVPRALLTETIDLIAVLVRDGHGRRLADLARVEGLDPATGDYRLTSLSTTQPGDLP from the coding sequence TTGACCGCTTACTCACTCCGATCCGAGGCTCGATCACGCGGCGCGCGGATGTTGCGCACGGCGCTGGGGCCATCGATCGCGGCTTGGCTGGAAGACCCTGCCGTCATCGAGGTGATGTTGAACCCGGACGGCAAAGTTTGGGTCGATCGGCTGGGCGAAGGCATCAGCGACACCGGCGAGTTGCTGACCGCTGCTGACGGCGAACGCATTGTTCGCCTGGTCGCACACCATGTCGGCGTCGAGGTTCACGCCCGGAGCCCCCGCGTTTCGGCCGAACTGCCGGAGGGCGGCGAGCGATTTGAAGGGCTGTTGCCGCCCGTCGTCGCCGCACCGGCGTTTGCGATCCGCAAGCCCGCCGTCGCCGTGTTCACGCTCGACGACTACGCGGCGGCCGGGATCATGTCGGCGTCTCACGCCGAGGCGCTTCGGCACGGCGTCGAAACCCGCGCCAACATTCTCGTCGCTGGCGGAACCGGCAGCGGCAAGACCACGCTGGTCAACGCGCTCCTGGCCGAAGTCGCCAAGACCTCCGACCGCATCGTCCTGATCGAAGATACTCGCGAGCTGCAATGCGCCGCGCCCAACCTTGTCGCCATGCGGACCAAGGATGGCGTGGTCTCGCTGTCCGAGCTGGTCCGCTCGTCGCTGCGCCTGCGGCCTGATCGCATCCCGATCGGCGAGGTGCGCGGCGCAGAAGCGCTCGACCTCCTCAAAGCGTGGGGCACCGGACACCCCGGCGGCATCGGCACGATCCACGCCGGGACCGCGCTTGGCGCGCTGCGCCGCATGGAGCAGCTCATCCAGGAGGCCGTCATCACGGTCCCGCGCGCGCTCCTGACCGAGACCATCGACCTGATCGCCGTGCTGGTCCGCGACGGACACGGCCGCCGCCTTGCCGACCTGGCCCGTGTCGAGGGGCTCGACCCCGCCACCGGCGACTACCGCCTCACTTCGCTTTCCACCACCCAACCGGGAGACCTGCCATGA
- a CDS encoding conjugal transfer protein TraG, whose product MSATKILWGQVITVFLIVLAAVWAATQWTAAALAYQPELGPPWFRLGDLPVYPPPAFFWWWFSFDAYAPEIFQTGAFIAASGGFAAIVVAIAMSVWRARELKNAQTYGSARWAARKEVGAAGLLGPNGVMLGRLGRDYLRHDGPEHVLCFAPTRSGKGVGLVVPTLLTWPGSAIVHDIKGENWQLTAGFRAQHTRVLLFDPTNAASAAYNPLLEIRKGAWEVRDVQNVADVLVDPEGSLEKRNHWEKTSHALLVGAILHILYAGEDKTLAGVAAFLSDPRQPIESTLHAMMTTPHLGEAGVHPVVASAARELLNKSANERSGVLSTAMSFLGLYRDPVVAQVTRTCQWRIKDLVEDERPATLYLVVPPSDISRTKPLIRLILNQIGRRLTEDLQARQSRHRLLLMLDEFPALGRLDFFESALAFMAGYGIQSFLIAQSLNQIEKAYGPSNAILDNCHVRVSFATNDERTAKRISDALGTATEMRAMKNYAGHRLSPWLGHLMVSRSETARQLLTPGEVMQLPPDDEIVMVAGIAPIRAKKVRYYKDRRFTERVLPPPDVKAGAGKPRPDDWSGLSPIAAPPEPEPPQQDQPRETAGEDEDPANAGLRRQPDMERHIDVAPPPKPAPANEFELDEIEADTDTDAARQAAVRRQMQGLAQRASLDPGDGIEL is encoded by the coding sequence ATGTCCGCGACCAAGATTCTATGGGGCCAGGTCATCACCGTCTTTCTGATCGTGCTCGCCGCGGTCTGGGCGGCGACGCAGTGGACGGCCGCGGCGCTGGCCTATCAGCCGGAACTCGGCCCGCCCTGGTTCAGGCTCGGCGACTTGCCCGTCTATCCGCCGCCGGCCTTCTTTTGGTGGTGGTTTTCGTTCGACGCCTATGCACCGGAGATATTCCAGACCGGCGCCTTCATCGCCGCCTCTGGCGGGTTCGCCGCGATCGTCGTCGCCATCGCTATGTCGGTATGGCGGGCACGCGAGCTGAAGAACGCCCAGACCTACGGCTCGGCGCGCTGGGCGGCGCGCAAGGAAGTTGGCGCAGCCGGGCTGCTCGGGCCGAACGGCGTCATGCTCGGGCGGCTCGGGCGCGACTATCTGCGGCATGATGGCCCCGAGCATGTGCTGTGCTTCGCGCCGACGCGATCGGGCAAGGGTGTCGGCCTGGTCGTGCCGACGCTGCTCACCTGGCCGGGCTCCGCCATCGTCCATGACATCAAAGGCGAGAACTGGCAGCTCACCGCCGGCTTCCGCGCACAGCACACGCGCGTCCTGCTGTTCGATCCGACCAACGCCGCGTCGGCCGCCTACAACCCGCTGCTCGAAATCCGAAAGGGCGCCTGGGAAGTCCGCGACGTGCAGAACGTCGCCGACGTGCTGGTCGACCCGGAAGGCAGCCTCGAGAAGCGCAATCATTGGGAAAAAACCTCCCACGCGCTGCTGGTGGGCGCGATCCTCCATATCCTCTATGCGGGCGAGGACAAGACGCTGGCCGGTGTCGCCGCCTTCCTGTCGGACCCGCGCCAGCCCATCGAGTCCACGCTACATGCCATGATGACGACGCCGCACCTGGGCGAAGCCGGTGTGCATCCCGTCGTCGCCAGCGCTGCACGCGAGCTGCTGAACAAATCCGCCAACGAGCGATCCGGCGTGCTGTCCACCGCCATGTCGTTCCTGGGCCTCTACCGCGATCCCGTCGTCGCGCAGGTCACGCGGACCTGCCAGTGGCGCATAAAGGATCTGGTCGAGGACGAGCGGCCGGCGACGCTCTACCTCGTCGTGCCGCCGTCCGACATCTCGCGCACCAAGCCGCTCATCCGCCTCATCCTCAACCAGATCGGACGGCGGTTGACGGAGGATTTGCAGGCGCGGCAATCGCGCCACCGCCTGCTCTTGATGCTCGACGAGTTCCCGGCGCTGGGGCGGCTCGACTTCTTCGAGAGCGCGCTGGCGTTCATGGCCGGCTACGGCATCCAGAGCTTCCTGATCGCCCAATCGCTCAACCAGATCGAGAAGGCTTACGGGCCGAGCAATGCGATCCTCGACAACTGCCATGTGCGGGTGTCGTTCGCCACGAATGACGAGCGCACCGCCAAGCGCATATCGGACGCGCTCGGCACCGCGACCGAGATGCGGGCGATGAAAAATTACGCCGGGCATCGCCTCTCGCCCTGGCTCGGGCATTTGATGGTGTCGCGCTCCGAGACCGCCCGCCAGCTCCTGACCCCCGGCGAAGTGATGCAGCTCCCGCCCGACGACGAGATCGTCATGGTCGCGGGCATCGCGCCGATCCGGGCGAAGAAGGTCCGCTACTATAAGGACCGGCGGTTCACCGAAAGGGTGCTACCGCCGCCGGACGTGAAGGCCGGCGCTGGCAAGCCACGTCCCGACGATTGGAGCGGCTTGTCCCCGATCGCTGCGCCGCCGGAACCCGAACCGCCGCAGCAGGACCAGCCGCGCGAGACCGCCGGCGAGGATGAGGACCCGGCGAATGCGGGCCTGCGCCGCCAGCCCGACATGGAACGCCATATCGACGTTGCGCCCCCGCCCAAGCCTGCGCCCGCCAACGAGTTCGAGCTGGACGAAATCGAGGCCGACACCGACACCGACGCGGCGCGGCAGGCGGCGGTGCGTCGCCAGATGCAGGGGCTCGCACAGAGGGCGTCGCTCGATCCCGGCGACGGCATCGAGCTATGA
- a CDS encoding CopG family transcriptional regulator gives MSTKTPFSVYLDPELMNALAAYADRRGKSRSLVAEAAIASFLSPDADEQREAAIAKRIDRLDRRTTRLERDVGIGVEMIALFVRFWLSNTPPPPEAERAAMRRQGGDRYDAFMEALGRRLAKGPKVRQEISEDLPPQEE, from the coding sequence ATGAGCACCAAGACGCCGTTCTCGGTCTATCTCGACCCCGAGCTGATGAACGCGCTCGCGGCCTATGCCGACCGGCGCGGCAAATCCCGCTCCCTGGTCGCCGAGGCCGCCATCGCCTCATTCCTGTCGCCCGACGCCGACGAGCAGCGCGAAGCAGCCATCGCCAAGCGGATCGACCGGCTGGACCGGCGCACGACCCGGCTGGAGCGTGATGTGGGGATCGGTGTCGAGATGATTGCGCTGTTCGTGCGCTTCTGGCTGTCGAACACGCCGCCGCCGCCCGAAGCGGAGCGGGCCGCCATGCGCCGCCAGGGCGGTGATCGCTACGACGCTTTCATGGAGGCGTTGGGCCGTCGACTCGCGAAAGGTCCGAAAGTCCGGCAGGAGATCAGCGAAGACTTGCCGCCCCAAGAAGAATGA
- the trbG gene encoding P-type conjugative transfer protein TrbG codes for MTHTPFCRSASVVLLVSATALAGCATTSAKPPAIAYDNSPVEIAATPAAEPPRAVEVVTIPEPLPLPGQLKPVGESAPPPEPADPRRRVGAANAAARVQPVRDGFLNAIQQYPWTDGALYQVYTAPGQVTDIALQEGEQLVGAGPVAAGDTVRWIIGDTVSGRGATARVHILVKPTRPDLATNLVINTDRRTYHLELRATAATYMASVSWSYPHDALIALQAHNAAAASAAPAATGVNVAALNFRYRIEGDRAPWKPVRAFDDSAQVFIEFPAGISQGEMPPLFVTGTTGDAELVNYRVQGRYMVVDRLFAAAELRLGDKRSEQRVRIVRDDGRRGRP; via the coding sequence ATGACGCACACGCCTTTCTGCCGCTCCGCCTCGGTGGTCCTGCTGGTCTCCGCCACCGCGCTCGCCGGCTGTGCCACCACCTCGGCGAAGCCGCCCGCCATCGCCTATGACAATTCGCCCGTAGAGATCGCGGCGACACCTGCCGCGGAACCCCCGCGCGCGGTCGAAGTGGTGACGATCCCCGAGCCGCTGCCGCTTCCCGGTCAGTTGAAGCCGGTCGGGGAATCCGCGCCGCCGCCCGAGCCTGCCGATCCTCGTCGCCGTGTCGGCGCGGCCAATGCCGCCGCCCGCGTGCAGCCGGTGCGCGACGGATTCCTCAATGCCATCCAGCAATATCCCTGGACCGATGGCGCGCTCTATCAGGTCTATACCGCGCCCGGCCAGGTGACGGACATCGCCTTGCAGGAGGGCGAGCAGCTCGTGGGCGCAGGGCCGGTGGCGGCCGGTGACACCGTGCGCTGGATCATCGGCGACACGGTGAGCGGCCGCGGCGCCACGGCCCGCGTGCATATCCTGGTGAAGCCAACGCGGCCCGACCTCGCCACCAACCTCGTCATCAATACCGACCGCCGCACCTATCATCTGGAGCTGCGCGCCACGGCTGCGACCTACATGGCGTCGGTCTCGTGGAGCTATCCGCACGATGCCCTGATCGCCTTGCAGGCGCACAACGCCGCCGCCGCATCCGCCGCGCCGGCAGCGACCGGCGTGAACGTGGCAGCGCTCAATTTCCGCTACCGGATCGAAGGCGACCGCGCGCCGTGGAAACCTGTCCGTGCATTCGATGATTCCGCCCAGGTGTTCATCGAGTTTCCGGCCGGGATCTCGCAGGGCGAGATGCCGCCGCTGTTCGTGACTGGCACGACCGGCGACGCCGAGCTGGTCAATTACCGCGTGCAGGGCCGCTACATGGTGGTCGATCGGCTGTTCGCCGCCGCCGAGCTGCGGCTGGGCGACAAACGCAGCGAGCAGCGTGTCCGCATCGTGCGCGACGACGGACGCAGGGGGCGGCCGTGA